The Papaver somniferum cultivar HN1 chromosome 3, ASM357369v1, whole genome shotgun sequence genome includes a region encoding these proteins:
- the LOC113361735 gene encoding uncharacterized protein LOC113361735 — protein MLVVRFYTSMDLQELFITEIAEKFLTTGAVLLFDGISQPFHDPDNVFICIPFASSLSQYSFDVFRVQEYYSSYDDEFLGITQEESSDILMNSFGRFRSNNLWCTMWAGSTRSKLWVPIDFIQTFKGHGADIEGFYGLLLPHYCPVVRLFLPRLEEVQFELRTFPVR, from the exons ATGTTGGTCGTCCGATTCTACACTTCCATGGATCTTCAAGAGCTATTTATCACAGAGATAGCTGAAAAGTTCCTAACCACGGGGGCAGTACTGCTTTTTGATGGAATTTCACAGCCTTTCCATGATCCTGATAACGTCTTTATTTGCATTCCCTTTGCATCATCACTTTCTCAATACTCCTTTGATGTTTTTCGAGTTCAAGAGTACTACTCATCTTATGACGATGAGTTTCTTGGGATTACTCAAGAAGAGTCATCAGATATTCTGATGAATTCTTTTGGTAGGTTTAGATCCAATAATTTGTGGTGTACTATGTGGGCAGGATCTACTAGATCCAAGCTTTGGGTACCCATAGATTTCATTCAGACCTTTAAGGGACATGGAGCCGACATAGAG GGGTTTTACGGTCTTCTCCTTCCACACTACTGTCCCGTGGTAAGACTTTTTCTTCCACGACTAGAAGAGGTGCAATTCGAACTACGGACATTTCCAGTGAGATAG